The proteins below are encoded in one region of Lactuca sativa cultivar Salinas chromosome 3, Lsat_Salinas_v11, whole genome shotgun sequence:
- the LOC111898073 gene encoding F-box/LRR-repeat protein At3g26922: MATKRKVREQEPVNIENKKKAKMEDRLSDLPECLQLHILTSLDAKHAVQTSVLSRTWVSAHTRIPVLEFNSYSFKKLLVFDKFVCDVLRHRDHSAKLERLTFNRSGSCSAKILNSVFDYAFSLGVEQLSVNLQQSRNKTWPVFPVIASFESLKSLTLESQSHMICPYLGPISRSFKSLTTMHLQHALIKDPDPFSGFPMLESLTLEDCHLCMESEKTLRIHALRLTDLTISSLWNISCCEVTTPRLKFFDYKGHNFHLLLPTHEGLPVLEKVVIDFNGLCYRRQEKLMFDDLMAMFYTMKNVKSLTLCSSIVQLLSFFPDELVRRSSPFRELKELKMDFRNLLWQNLFERISVRSKETFQVPLDVKTYLLKNSPDAKFSFTYPIDLK; encoded by the coding sequence ATGGCGACTAAAAGAAAAGTACGTGAGCAAGAACCAGTAAACATCGAGAACAAGAAGAAGGCGAAAATGGAGGACAGACTCAGCGACTTGCCGGAGTGTTTGCAGCTTCATATTCTCACTTCTCTTGACGCAAAACACGCCGTTCAAACATCAGTTTTATCAAGAACCTGGGTTTCTGCGCACACTCGGATCCCAGTTCTTGAATTCAATTCCTACTCTTTCAAAAAACTCCTAGTCTTTGATAAGTTCGTATGTGATGTTCTGCGTCATCGTGATCACTCAGCAAAGTTGGAAAGATTAACATTCAACCGTTCTGGATCCTGCAGTGCCAAGATTTTGAATAGCGTTTTCGATTACGCGTTTTCGTTGGGTGTCGAGCAGTTGTCAGTTAACCTTCAACAAAGTAGAAACAAAACATGGCCGGTTTTTCCAGTAATTGCTTCCTTTGAATCCTTAAAGAGTTTAACACTAGAAAGCCAAAGTCATATGATTTGCCCGTATCTGGGGCCAATTTCAAGATCATTCAAGAGTCTTACTACTATGCATCTTCAACATGCACTTATAAAAGATCCCGATCCATTCTCAGGGTTCCCAATGTTGGAAAGTTTAACACTGGAAGATTGTCATCTTTGTATGGAAAGTGAAAAAACTTTGAGGATACACGCTCTTCGACTTACAGATTTAACCATTTCATCCCTATGGAACATCAGCTGCTGCGAAGTCACTACTCCAAGACTCAAATTCTTTGATTACAAAGGGCATAATTTCCACCTGCTTCTACCCACCCATGAGGGTCTTCCTGTTCTTGAGAAAGTGGTGATCGATTTCAATGGTCTTTGTTACCGAAGACAGGAGAAACTAATGTTTGATGATCTAATGGCCATGTTCTATACCATGAAGAATGTGAAATCACTAACGCTCTGCTCGTCTATTGTGCAACTTCTGTCATTCTTTCCAGATGAGTTGGTGAGACGAAGTTCACCCTTTCGGGAGTTGAAGGAGTTGAAGATGGATTTTAGGAACCTTCTTTGGCAAAACTTGTTTGAAAGGATAAGTGTGAGATCGAAAGAAACCTTTCAGGTGCCTTTGGATGTCAAAACTTACTTGCTCAAAAACTCTCCGGATGCCAAATTTTCGTTCACTTATCCCATAGACCTTAAATAG